In one Halorubrum sp. CBA1229 genomic region, the following are encoded:
- a CDS encoding ribonuclease P protein component 1, translated as MISPDTLVRHELVGLPVRVADAASDAHVGIAGRVLSETFGTLVVRTPSGDKRVPKSGATLEFAVVDVPTVRTDEAAGDAQSSGSASQLGSDTTGVRPRQSGPSGSTSVVTGDGAGPASHRGECKDAVYVTVDGDRLRHRPAERTERGVTQWR; from the coding sequence ATGATATCCCCCGATACACTCGTTCGGCACGAACTCGTCGGCCTCCCGGTTCGGGTGGCCGACGCCGCCAGCGACGCCCACGTGGGCATCGCCGGCCGCGTGCTGTCCGAGACGTTCGGTACCCTCGTGGTCCGAACGCCGTCGGGGGACAAACGCGTGCCCAAGTCGGGCGCGACGTTGGAGTTCGCGGTCGTCGATGTCCCGACCGTCCGCACAGATGAAGCCGCCGGCGACGCGCAGTCGTCGGGGTCCGCGTCCCAACTCGGGTCGGATACTACGGGGGTCCGCCCCCGTCAGTCTGGCCCGTCCGGGTCCACAAGCGTCGTCACCGGTGACGGCGCGGGTCCGGCGAGCCACCGCGGCGAGTGCAAAGACGCGGTCTACGTAACGGTGGATGGCGATCGGTTGCGGCATCGACCCGCCGAACGCACCGAACGAGGTGTCACACAATGGCGATAG
- a CDS encoding putative RNA uridine N3 methyltransferase, whose translation MRTEDGLTICVPSSVVREAEDDREATRKLGYVARAAAVFRADRLVVFPDGEGERRRGGEYVRTVLGYAATPPGLRKDLWGERDELRYAGVLPPLRVPWRTGSTPDGEESKTQGLVTEVGPEGRVRVNSPLREHPISLLVPSGMEVEQGERVTIRVSSREPVRARITGKPEDGFQVVEADLSEALAGDGLAVATSRHGEELSVSRLGGIVSDAREAGGYTVAFGAPERGLPEMLGLSPDGIRAAVADGRSVEPDPGFDLWLNTIPAQASEVVRTEEALFVTLGSLTLTE comes from the coding sequence ATGCGTACCGAAGACGGACTCACGATCTGTGTTCCGTCTTCGGTCGTCCGGGAGGCCGAGGACGATCGCGAGGCGACTCGCAAACTCGGCTACGTCGCCCGTGCGGCGGCGGTGTTCCGGGCGGATCGACTGGTCGTCTTCCCAGACGGGGAAGGCGAGCGGCGACGGGGCGGCGAGTACGTTCGGACCGTGCTGGGGTACGCCGCGACCCCTCCGGGGCTCCGCAAGGACCTCTGGGGGGAGCGCGACGAGCTCCGGTACGCCGGCGTGCTCCCGCCGCTCCGCGTGCCGTGGCGGACCGGCTCGACCCCAGACGGGGAAGAGTCGAAAACACAGGGACTCGTGACCGAGGTCGGACCTGAAGGCCGCGTCCGGGTCAATTCCCCGCTGCGGGAACACCCGATCTCCCTGCTCGTGCCCTCCGGAATGGAGGTCGAGCAGGGGGAGCGCGTCACCATCAGGGTCTCTTCGAGAGAACCGGTCCGCGCCCGCATCACCGGGAAGCCGGAGGACGGTTTCCAGGTCGTGGAAGCGGACCTGTCGGAAGCGCTCGCCGGCGACGGACTGGCCGTCGCGACGTCGCGACACGGGGAGGAACTCTCCGTCTCGCGGCTCGGCGGCATCGTCTCGGACGCGCGGGAGGCCGGCGGCTACACCGTCGCCTTCGGCGCGCCCGAGCGAGGGCTTCCGGAGATGCTCGGGCTTTCGCCCGACGGCATTCGGGCGGCCGTTGCCGACGGCCGCTCGGTCGAACCCGATCCGGGGTTCGACCTCTGGCTGAACACGATCCCGGCACAGGCGAGCGAGGTCGTCCGGACGGAGGAGGCTCTGTTCGTGACTCTCGGCTCGCTCACACTCACGGAGTAA
- the rplX gene encoding 50S ribosomal protein L24 → MTKQPRKQRKRSETAPLHERQNQVRATLTDDLREEYGQRNVRVNAGDTVEVLRGDAAGTEAEVVAVDLSAERITVEDVTVEKADGEEVPRPIPASNVRVIELDLEDERREARLQEDNE, encoded by the coding sequence ATGACGAAACAGCCACGCAAACAGCGAAAACGGTCGGAGACCGCGCCGCTCCACGAGCGGCAGAACCAGGTCCGGGCCACCCTCACGGACGACCTCCGCGAGGAGTACGGACAGCGCAACGTCCGCGTCAACGCCGGCGACACCGTCGAGGTGCTCCGGGGCGACGCGGCCGGGACGGAGGCGGAAGTCGTCGCCGTCGACCTGTCCGCGGAACGGATCACCGTCGAGGACGTCACCGTCGAGAAGGCGGACGGGGAGGAGGTTCCCCGTCCCATCCCGGCGAGCAACGTCCGGGTGATCGAACTGGACCTGGAGGACGAACGCCGGGAGGCGCGGCTCCAGGAGGATAACGAATGA
- a CDS encoding 50S ribosomal protein L22, whose protein sequence is MGINYSVEADPETTAKGMLRDRPISVKDSKEISREIKGETVADAEEFLQEVIDEETSVPMRQHNAGAGHRSDIDGWDAGRYPEKAAKDFLKLLENVKNNATEQGFDGDEMVIKHVAPHKVGERPGRNPRAAGATQWNTTLADVELIIEDPEADE, encoded by the coding sequence ATGGGAATCAACTACAGCGTCGAGGCCGACCCGGAGACCACCGCCAAGGGGATGCTCCGCGACCGGCCCATCAGCGTGAAGGACAGCAAGGAGATCTCCCGGGAGATCAAAGGCGAGACCGTCGCCGACGCCGAGGAGTTCCTCCAGGAAGTCATCGACGAGGAGACGTCGGTCCCGATGCGCCAGCACAACGCCGGCGCGGGCCACCGCTCCGACATCGACGGCTGGGACGCGGGACGCTACCCCGAGAAGGCCGCCAAGGACTTCCTCAAGCTCTTAGAGAACGTCAAGAACAACGCGACCGAACAGGGGTTCGACGGCGACGAGATGGTTATCAAACACGTCGCCCCCCACAAGGTCGGTGAGCGACCCGGGCGGAACCCGCGAGCCGCGGGCGCCACCCAGTGGAACACCACCCTCGCCGACGTCGAACTCATCATCGAAGACCCGGAGGCCGACGAATAA
- a CDS encoding 50S ribosomal protein L3 — protein sequence MPQPSRPRKGSLGYGPRTRADREVPRIRSWPDDDGAPALQGFAGYKAGMTHVVMVNDEANSPREGMETSVPVTVVETPPMYAVALRAYEQTAYGKKPVEEVWATEFHEELDRALDLPAEDTFEEDAEELRALLDDDVVDDVRVITHTVPSELANIPKKKPDVMETRVGGGSLEERVEFGLDLVGEGGAHEFGDVFRAGQYTDVSGITKGKGTQGPVKRWGVQKRKGKHARQGWRRRIGNLGPWNPSRVRSTVPQQGQTGYHQRTELNKRLIDFGEGDDASVDGGFVNYGEVDGEYALIKGSLPGPDQRLLRFRPAIRPNDQPRLDPEVRYVSTASNQG from the coding sequence ATGCCACAACCAAGCCGACCACGAAAAGGCTCGCTGGGCTACGGCCCGCGTACCCGCGCAGACCGCGAGGTCCCGCGCATTCGCTCGTGGCCCGACGACGACGGAGCCCCCGCGCTGCAGGGATTCGCCGGCTACAAGGCCGGAATGACGCACGTCGTTATGGTCAACGACGAGGCCAACTCGCCGCGTGAGGGGATGGAAACGTCCGTTCCCGTCACCGTCGTCGAGACGCCGCCGATGTACGCGGTGGCCCTGCGCGCCTACGAACAGACGGCGTACGGAAAGAAGCCGGTCGAAGAGGTCTGGGCGACCGAGTTCCACGAGGAGCTCGACCGCGCCCTCGACCTCCCGGCGGAAGACACCTTCGAGGAAGACGCAGAAGAGCTGCGCGCGTTGCTCGACGACGACGTCGTCGACGATGTCCGCGTCATCACTCACACCGTCCCCTCGGAGCTCGCGAACATCCCCAAGAAGAAGCCCGACGTCATGGAGACCCGAGTCGGCGGCGGCTCCCTCGAGGAGCGCGTCGAGTTCGGGCTCGACCTGGTCGGGGAGGGCGGCGCCCACGAGTTCGGCGACGTCTTCCGCGCCGGTCAGTACACCGACGTCTCGGGCATCACGAAGGGGAAGGGGACCCAGGGCCCCGTCAAGCGCTGGGGCGTCCAGAAGCGGAAGGGCAAACACGCCCGCCAGGGATGGCGGCGCCGGATCGGCAACCTCGGTCCGTGGAACCCCTCCCGCGTGCGCTCCACCGTGCCCCAGCAGGGGCAGACCGGCTACCACCAGCGCACCGAGCTCAACAAGCGCCTCATCGACTTCGGCGAGGGCGACGACGCCAGCGTCGACGGCGGCTTCGTCAACTACGGCGAGGTCGACGGCGAGTACGCGCTCATCAAGGGCTCGCTGCCCGGACCGGACCAGCGCCTGCTGCGATTCCGCCCGGCCATCCGGCCGAACGACCAGCCGCGCCTCGACCCCGAGGTCCGGTACGTATCCACCGCATCCAACCAGGGATAA
- a CDS encoding PQQ-dependent sugar dehydrogenase, with translation MTRRSAHIADRRSVLRATGGLAVLSTAGCLGGGGADGANGDGGTGSDGDDAPPDDGDDVEYAVERVAEGFENPWGLAFLPGDGRLLVTERPGRLSLVDPGSGAIESIAGAPDVFAEGQGGLLDVTVHPDYPDDRRVYLTYSAAAEDSPADGSGATTHVGAGRLDTDAPALSGFEAIRVAEPFRDTDLHFGSRATFGPDGALFVTVGDRRDTDFDAEHVSQDLSNELGSTLRLTPDGDAHPDNPFVDEPDAADAIYSYGHRNPQAMAVRSETGAVWQCEHGERDGDEINVIERGGNYGWPITSEACRYGTDERVAPSHRERGDVIAPVHYWPCGSGGFPPSGAVFYDGGAFPAWRGDLFAGTLAARYLGRFTVEGAGAAAATVTERDPLLADRGWRVRALAVEPSTGHLYVAVDDADAPVARIVPD, from the coding sequence ATGACGCGCCGATCCGCCCACATCGCCGACAGACGCAGCGTCCTCCGAGCGACCGGCGGGCTCGCCGTCCTCTCGACCGCCGGCTGTCTCGGCGGCGGCGGTGCCGACGGCGCGAACGGCGACGGCGGCACCGGAAGCGACGGCGACGACGCCCCGCCGGACGACGGCGACGACGTCGAGTACGCGGTCGAGCGCGTCGCGGAGGGGTTCGAGAACCCGTGGGGGCTCGCCTTCCTCCCCGGCGACGGGCGCCTCCTCGTCACCGAGCGGCCCGGCCGGCTCTCGCTCGTCGACCCCGGATCGGGAGCCATCGAGTCGATCGCGGGCGCGCCCGACGTGTTCGCGGAGGGCCAAGGCGGGCTGCTCGACGTCACTGTCCACCCCGACTACCCGGACGACCGCCGCGTGTACCTCACGTACTCGGCGGCCGCGGAGGACTCTCCTGCCGACGGGAGCGGCGCGACGACCCACGTCGGCGCCGGCCGCCTCGACACGGACGCCCCGGCGCTCTCGGGGTTCGAGGCGATCCGCGTCGCCGAGCCGTTCCGCGACACGGACCTGCACTTCGGGTCGCGGGCGACGTTCGGGCCCGACGGGGCGCTGTTTGTCACCGTCGGCGACCGGCGCGACACTGACTTCGACGCCGAGCACGTCTCGCAGGACCTCTCGAACGAGCTCGGATCGACGCTCCGGCTGACGCCCGACGGCGACGCGCACCCGGACAACCCGTTCGTCGACGAGCCGGACGCGGCGGACGCGATCTACAGCTACGGCCACCGGAACCCGCAGGCGATGGCCGTCCGCTCCGAGACGGGGGCGGTCTGGCAGTGCGAGCACGGCGAGCGCGACGGCGACGAGATCAACGTGATCGAGCGCGGCGGCAACTACGGGTGGCCGATCACGAGCGAGGCGTGTCGGTACGGCACCGACGAGCGCGTCGCCCCGAGCCACCGGGAGCGCGGCGACGTGATCGCCCCGGTCCACTACTGGCCGTGCGGCTCCGGCGGCTTCCCGCCGAGCGGGGCGGTCTTCTACGACGGCGGCGCGTTCCCCGCGTGGCGAGGCGACCTGTTCGCCGGCACGCTCGCGGCGCGGTACCTCGGCCGGTTCACGGTCGAGGGCGCGGGCGCCGCCGCCGCTACCGTGACCGAGCGGGATCCCCTGCTCGCCGACCGCGGCTGGCGCGTCCGGGCGCTCGCGGTCGAGCCGTCGACGGGCCACCTCTACGTCGCCGTCGACGACGCCGACGCGCCGGTCGCGCGGATCGTTCCGGACTGA
- a CDS encoding 30S ribosomal protein S19, with translation MSSNYRTGREGKEFAYRGHSLDELQEMDVEDVAELLPARQRRSIVRGLGTEQQKLLETVRSRDKETTADDPIRTHLRDMPILPEFVGVTFSVYNGHSFERVQVEPQMIGHYLGEFHLTRSTVEHGQAGIGATRSSKFVPLK, from the coding sequence ATGAGTTCCAACTACCGAACCGGCCGCGAGGGCAAGGAGTTCGCCTACCGCGGTCACTCGCTCGACGAGCTGCAGGAGATGGACGTCGAAGACGTCGCGGAACTGCTCCCCGCACGCCAGCGGCGAAGTATCGTTCGCGGCCTCGGCACCGAACAGCAGAAGCTGCTGGAGACGGTGCGGAGCCGCGACAAGGAGACGACGGCGGACGATCCGATCCGGACGCATCTGCGCGACATGCCGATCCTTCCGGAGTTCGTCGGCGTCACCTTCTCCGTGTACAACGGACACAGCTTCGAGCGCGTGCAGGTCGAACCCCAGATGATCGGACACTACCTGGGCGAGTTCCACCTCACGCGAAGCACCGTCGAACACGGTCAGGCCGGCATCGGCGCGACCCGGTCCTCGAAGTTCGTGCCCCTCAAGTAA
- a CDS encoding 50S ribosomal protein L14 yields MEALKADVTQGLSKGSLITCADNTGARELKVISVAGYSGTKNRHPKAGIGDKVTVSVTKGTPEMRRQVLEAVVVRQRKPIRRPSGTRVKFEDNAAVIIDDLEEPRGTEIKGPVAREVAERFGSIASTATMIV; encoded by the coding sequence ATGGAGGCGCTCAAGGCCGACGTCACGCAGGGCCTCTCGAAGGGCTCGCTCATCACGTGCGCCGACAACACCGGCGCCCGTGAGCTGAAGGTGATCTCCGTCGCCGGCTACTCCGGCACGAAGAACCGCCACCCGAAGGCAGGTATCGGCGACAAGGTGACCGTCTCGGTCACCAAGGGGACCCCGGAGATGCGGCGGCAGGTGCTGGAGGCGGTCGTCGTCCGCCAGCGCAAGCCGATCCGCCGTCCGAGCGGGACCCGCGTGAAGTTCGAGGACAACGCGGCCGTCATCATCGACGACCTCGAGGAGCCGCGGGGCACCGAGATCAAGGGCCCCGTCGCCCGCGAGGTCGCCGAACGATTCGGGAGCATCGCCTCGACCGCGACGATGATCGTCTAA
- a CDS encoding 50S ribosomal protein L23: protein MNSIIEHPLVTEQAMNEMDFKNKLLFLVDIDATKPEVREEVQDRYDVTVTDVNTQVTSKGKKKATVTLSEDDDATEIASRIGVF, encoded by the coding sequence ATGAACTCCATCATCGAGCACCCGCTCGTCACCGAGCAGGCGATGAACGAGATGGACTTCAAGAACAAGCTGCTGTTCCTCGTCGACATCGACGCGACGAAGCCCGAGGTCCGCGAGGAGGTCCAGGACCGCTACGACGTCACCGTCACCGACGTGAACACGCAGGTGACCTCGAAGGGCAAAAAGAAGGCGACGGTCACGCTCTCCGAGGACGACGACGCGACCGAAATCGCCTCGCGCATCGGGGTGTTCTGA
- a CDS encoding 30S ribosomal protein S17, giving the protein MAIGIDVPTPPEPDNPEDYDYEKCPFYGQLSVRGQTREGTVVSTDMEKTVIVEREYDVFVPKYDRYMKRRSRIPAHVPGVLDSLEVGDEVTIAETRPLSKTKSHVVVENLSGDQ; this is encoded by the coding sequence ATGGCGATAGGAATCGACGTACCCACGCCTCCGGAGCCAGACAACCCGGAGGATTACGACTACGAGAAGTGCCCGTTCTACGGGCAGCTCTCCGTCCGCGGCCAGACCCGTGAGGGAACGGTCGTGTCGACGGATATGGAAAAGACCGTCATCGTCGAGCGAGAATACGACGTGTTCGTACCGAAATACGACCGGTACATGAAGCGTCGCTCGCGCATCCCGGCTCACGTGCCGGGCGTGCTCGACTCGCTCGAAGTCGGTGACGAAGTGACGATCGCGGAGACGCGACCGCTCTCGAAGACGAAGTCCCACGTCGTCGTCGAGAACCTGTCGGGTGATCAGTGA
- the rpmC gene encoding 50S ribosomal protein L29: MAILYTDEIRDMTAAERQVELEELETELLNSKAQRAAGGMPESPGRVKELKKTIARIKTIQQEEGDFDDE; this comes from the coding sequence ATGGCGATCCTGTACACCGACGAGATCCGCGACATGACGGCGGCCGAGCGGCAGGTGGAGCTCGAGGAGCTCGAGACCGAGCTGCTCAACTCCAAGGCGCAGCGCGCCGCCGGCGGCATGCCGGAGAGCCCGGGCCGCGTGAAGGAGCTGAAGAAGACGATCGCGCGGATCAAGACGATCCAGCAGGAAGAAGGCGACTTCGACGACGAATAA
- a CDS encoding 30S ribosomal protein S3, whose translation MADEHQFIEDGLRRSQINEFFADELGRAGYGGMDVAKTPMGTQIVLKAEKPGMVIGKGGKNIRKITTELEDRFDMDDPQIDVQEVDEPDLNAQIVADRLANALERGWYFRKAGHTTIDRIMDAGALGAEIVLSGKVTGARSRVEKFNRGYIKHNGEPAEEVVDHGQGVAVMKLGTIGVNVKIIPPGAELPDDFDIREDAEVPEVEQAAAGDDEGVEALLEEEPEEVPDVGDDEDVEVPDEDPTDVIDEEVVEEVVEETQETATEATDVAAEEPVGDADADDIDELDEDIESEAADLVAEMEAADDEEEDE comes from the coding sequence ATGGCTGACGAACACCAATTCATCGAGGACGGCCTGCGCCGTTCACAGATCAACGAGTTCTTCGCGGACGAGCTCGGCCGAGCCGGCTACGGCGGCATGGACGTCGCCAAGACGCCGATGGGCACGCAGATCGTCCTGAAGGCCGAGAAGCCCGGCATGGTGATCGGGAAGGGCGGGAAGAACATCCGCAAGATCACCACCGAGCTCGAGGACCGCTTCGACATGGACGACCCGCAGATCGACGTTCAGGAGGTCGACGAGCCCGACCTGAACGCCCAGATCGTCGCGGACCGTCTCGCGAACGCCCTCGAACGCGGCTGGTACTTCCGGAAGGCCGGTCACACGACGATCGACCGGATCATGGACGCCGGCGCGTTAGGCGCCGAGATCGTCCTCTCCGGAAAGGTCACCGGCGCGCGTTCGCGCGTCGAGAAGTTCAACCGCGGCTACATCAAGCACAACGGCGAGCCCGCCGAGGAGGTCGTCGACCACGGCCAGGGCGTCGCGGTGATGAAGCTCGGGACGATCGGCGTCAACGTGAAGATCATCCCGCCGGGCGCGGAGCTCCCGGACGACTTCGACATCCGCGAGGACGCCGAGGTCCCGGAGGTCGAGCAGGCCGCCGCGGGCGACGACGAGGGCGTCGAGGCGCTCCTCGAGGAGGAGCCCGAGGAGGTGCCGGACGTCGGCGACGACGAGGACGTCGAGGTGCCCGACGAGGACCCCACCGACGTCATCGACGAGGAGGTCGTCGAGGAGGTCGTCGAGGAGACGCAGGAGACGGCCACGGAGGCGACTGACGTCGCCGCCGAGGAACCGGTCGGCGACGCCGACGCGGACGACATCGACGAGCTCGACGAGGACATCGAGTCCGAGGCGGCCGATCTCGTCGCGGAGATGGAAGCCGCAGACGACGAGGAGGAGGACGAATAA
- the rpl4p gene encoding 50S ribosomal protein L4, with the protein MNATVHDLDGGDAGSVELPAIFETAFRPDLIGRAVSAAQANRKQAYGADEFAGLRTPAESFGSGRGLAHIPRSENVARRVPSAVSGRAAHPPKAEKDQTKKLNDKERQLAIRSAVAATTDAELVAERGHAFDEDLALPLVVSDEFEDLQKTQEALGVLEAVGADADIERAEEGRSVRSGRGKTRGRKYSQPKSVLVVTSEEPSRAARNLSGVDVATAGEVNAEDLAPGGHPGRLTLWTESAIEEVADR; encoded by the coding sequence ATGAACGCAACAGTACACGACCTGGACGGCGGGGACGCGGGCAGCGTCGAGCTGCCGGCGATCTTCGAGACCGCGTTCCGACCGGACCTCATCGGTCGGGCGGTCTCCGCCGCACAGGCTAACCGGAAGCAGGCCTACGGTGCCGACGAGTTCGCCGGGCTGCGAACCCCCGCGGAGTCGTTCGGCTCCGGGCGCGGGCTCGCGCACATCCCGCGCTCCGAGAACGTCGCCCGCCGCGTCCCGAGCGCCGTCTCGGGCCGCGCCGCGCACCCGCCGAAGGCCGAGAAGGACCAGACGAAGAAACTGAACGACAAGGAGCGACAGCTCGCGATCCGGTCGGCCGTCGCGGCCACCACGGACGCCGAGCTCGTCGCCGAGCGCGGTCACGCGTTCGACGAGGACCTGGCGCTCCCGCTCGTCGTCTCGGACGAGTTCGAGGACCTCCAGAAGACCCAGGAGGCCCTGGGCGTGCTGGAGGCCGTCGGCGCCGACGCCGACATCGAGCGCGCCGAGGAGGGCCGCTCCGTGCGGTCCGGCCGCGGGAAGACCCGCGGTCGCAAGTACAGCCAGCCCAAGTCCGTCCTCGTCGTCACCAGCGAGGAGCCGTCCCGCGCCGCCCGGAACCTCTCGGGCGTCGACGTCGCGACCGCGGGCGAGGTCAACGCTGAGGACCTCGCTCCCGGCGGACACCCGGGGCGACTCACGCTGTGGACCGAGAGCGCGATCGAGGAGGTGGCAGACCGATGA
- a CDS encoding 50S ribosomal protein L2 → MGRRIQGQRRGRGGPTFRAPSHRYKAELSHKKLEDVDTITGEIVGIEHDPARSAPLAEIEFEDDDRRLVLAPEGVRVGETIQVGVSAEIKPGNTLPLAEIPEGVPVCNVESNHGDGGKFARASGVSATLLTHDRDVAVVQLPSGEVKRLDPQCRATIGVVAGGGRTEKPFVKAGNKHHKMKARGTKYPRVRGVAMNAVDHPFGGGGRQHPGQPKSVSRDAPPGRKVGDIASKRTGRGGNK, encoded by the coding sequence ATGGGACGACGAATTCAAGGACAGCGGCGTGGACGCGGCGGCCCGACGTTCCGGGCCCCCTCCCACCGCTACAAGGCGGAACTGTCGCACAAGAAGCTCGAGGACGTGGACACGATCACCGGCGAGATCGTCGGGATCGAACACGACCCCGCCCGCTCGGCTCCGCTCGCGGAGATCGAGTTCGAGGACGACGACCGTCGGCTCGTGCTCGCGCCGGAAGGCGTGCGCGTGGGCGAGACGATCCAGGTCGGCGTGAGCGCGGAGATCAAGCCCGGGAACACGCTCCCGCTGGCCGAGATCCCCGAGGGCGTGCCGGTCTGTAACGTCGAGAGCAACCACGGGGACGGCGGGAAGTTCGCGCGCGCCTCCGGCGTGTCGGCGACGCTTCTCACCCACGACCGCGACGTCGCGGTCGTTCAGCTCCCCAGCGGGGAAGTGAAGCGGCTCGACCCGCAGTGCCGCGCCACGATCGGCGTGGTCGCGGGCGGCGGCCGGACGGAGAAGCCCTTCGTCAAGGCCGGTAACAAGCACCACAAGATGAAGGCGCGCGGGACCAAATACCCGCGCGTCCGCGGCGTCGCGATGAACGCCGTCGACCACCCCTTCGGCGGGGGCGGTCGCCAACACCCCGGTCAGCCGAAGTCCGTCTCGCGGGACGCCCCGCCGGGACGGAAGGTGGGTGACATCGCATCCAAGCGCACCGGACGAGGTGGCAACAAATGA
- a CDS encoding helix-turn-helix domain-containing protein, whose amino-acid sequence MTANDADGRLSPDEAFAALGDEVRVGILRSLGDAAEPLAFSELYDRLPVEDTSRFNYHLGELRGHFVRKDEAGYALDHPGRRVVEAIRSGAVTDDPDFERTSIDDRCPACDGRLEIRWCDGSIEVFCPGCENRWERSSGRVDAAEEPESGYLGRLPFPPAGLRNREAEEAFRAAHAWTVVELLAVGTGICPRCAATVETELDACPDHEDDGTCSNCRSSFAVVFRASCTNCPYHVGSAAALGLLSSPALLGFMLDHDIDPLAPRSVRLFDRFFSEYDEAIGSMDPLRVTLTFSLDGDELALRVDESGEIVDVSS is encoded by the coding sequence ATGACGGCGAACGACGCGGACGGGCGGCTGTCGCCGGACGAGGCGTTCGCCGCGCTCGGCGACGAGGTCCGGGTGGGGATCCTACGCTCCCTCGGCGACGCCGCGGAGCCGCTCGCCTTCTCCGAGCTGTACGACCGGCTGCCGGTCGAGGACACGTCGCGGTTCAACTACCACCTCGGCGAGCTCCGCGGCCACTTCGTCCGGAAAGACGAGGCCGGCTACGCGCTCGATCACCCCGGTCGACGGGTCGTCGAGGCGATCCGCTCCGGGGCAGTCACCGACGACCCCGACTTCGAACGCACGTCGATCGACGACCGCTGCCCCGCCTGCGACGGGCGGCTGGAGATCCGGTGGTGCGACGGGAGCATCGAGGTGTTCTGCCCGGGCTGTGAGAACCGGTGGGAGCGGTCGTCGGGTCGCGTCGACGCCGCCGAAGAGCCGGAATCGGGGTACCTCGGGCGGCTTCCGTTCCCGCCGGCCGGACTCCGGAACCGCGAGGCGGAGGAGGCGTTCCGCGCGGCCCACGCCTGGACGGTCGTCGAGCTCCTCGCGGTCGGAACCGGCATCTGCCCGCGGTGCGCGGCGACCGTCGAGACCGAACTGGACGCCTGTCCCGACCACGAGGACGACGGGACCTGCTCGAACTGCCGGTCCAGCTTCGCGGTTGTGTTCCGGGCCTCGTGCACGAACTGCCCCTACCACGTCGGGAGCGCCGCGGCCCTCGGGCTCCTGTCGTCGCCCGCGCTGTTGGGATTCATGCTCGACCACGACATCGATCCGCTCGCGCCGCGGTCGGTCCGCCTGTTCGACCGCTTTTTCAGCGAATACGACGAGGCGATCGGATCGATGGACCCCCTCCGCGTGACGCTCACGTTCTCCCTCGACGGCGACGAACTCGCGCTTCGCGTCGACGAGAGCGGCGAGATCGTCGACGTGTCGTCGTAG
- a CDS encoding aldo/keto reductase, with product MTVPTKTLPSGAELPGLGLGTYDLDDDQTAESVRAALDAGYAHIDTAEGYHNEAVIGDVLAEYDRDDAFLTSKVLAKNLNYESVIESCEASLDRLGTDYLDLYLVHWPNPAISLRETLRAMAELRDRGLVRDVGVSNFSAYQLSCAHHVSDVPIAVNQIEFHPYFQRPDLVDYCRESDTVIEAAAPLARTDVFGDEVVAELAEEYDRSPAQVVLRWAVDRGVVPLPRSSTPAHVRANADLDWELDDADRRRLDERDRDEPVYDTPARDWTSDVYGIEQ from the coding sequence GTGACCGTACCAACGAAGACGCTCCCGAGCGGCGCCGAGCTACCGGGGCTCGGACTGGGCACGTACGACCTCGACGACGACCAGACGGCCGAGAGCGTCCGCGCGGCGCTCGACGCGGGCTACGCGCACATCGACACCGCCGAGGGGTACCACAACGAAGCGGTCATCGGCGACGTCCTCGCCGAGTACGACCGCGACGACGCCTTCCTCACCTCGAAGGTGCTCGCGAAGAACCTCAACTACGAGTCGGTGATCGAGTCGTGCGAGGCGTCGCTCGACCGGCTCGGCACCGACTACCTCGATTTATACCTCGTCCACTGGCCCAACCCGGCCATCTCGCTGCGCGAGACGCTCCGGGCGATGGCGGAGCTCCGCGACCGGGGCCTCGTCCGCGACGTCGGCGTCTCGAACTTCAGCGCCTATCAGCTCAGCTGCGCGCACCACGTCTCGGACGTGCCGATCGCGGTCAACCAGATCGAGTTCCACCCGTACTTCCAGCGGCCCGACCTCGTCGACTACTGCCGCGAGTCCGACACCGTGATCGAGGCGGCGGCGCCGCTCGCGCGGACGGACGTGTTCGGCGACGAGGTCGTCGCCGAGCTCGCCGAGGAGTACGACAGGAGTCCCGCACAGGTCGTGCTACGGTGGGCGGTCGACCGCGGCGTGGTGCCGCTGCCGCGGTCGTCGACGCCGGCCCACGTCCGGGCGAACGCCGACCTCGACTGGGAGCTCGACGACGCCGACCGGCGGCGGCTCGACGAGCGCGACCGCGACGAGCCGGTGTACGACACCCCGGCCCGCGACTGGACGAGCGACGTGTACGGGATCGAGCAGTAG